AATCTACTTTTCAACTCAACCCAAGTTCTCAAATTAGTAAGATGTTCTTTACTCTTTTCATGTTGGTCAAGCTTCACACCAAGATGTCTCCAATAACTAATTCCATCTTTTGCTAACTCACTTTTTGAGGCAATTGTTTTaaacaatttacaacaaaagcaaaagactttATCCAACTCTTTTGAGTACACGAGCCATTTCCTATCATAAATTTCACCCGTTGGTAATTTTCGATCATAGTAGTGTGAGGAAAATTTTCTAGAGAGTTTGTCCTTAGGATAAGTGAGATTAGTTTCTCGAATTGACCCATTTTCTACAAGCAAGTCTCTCATTTCTGCATTAAGACCATCCCAAACTCTTGGATCATAAATGTTTATATGGAAAATAGGTTCAGGAGATTCAATATTTTCCTCTACACCAATATGATCATCATCAACATTTAAATCCACATCACCACCATTTTCATggtcttgagactcatcac
This genomic interval from Malus domestica chromosome 05, GDT2T_hap1 contains the following:
- the LOC114822991 gene encoding uncharacterized protein yields the protein MSFRKQLSGNMKRKKKAKDNEIAESLRGSLNKFFSTNNESVENLRENNVGEEPQNVIGESHDHENGSDLEENVGDESQDHENGGDVDLNVDDDHIGVEENIESPEPIFHINIYDPRVWDGLNAEMRDLLVENGSIRETNLTYPKDKLSRKFSSHYYDRKLPTGEIYDRKWLVYSKELDKVFCFCCKLFKTIASKSELAKDGISYWRHLGVKLDQHEKSKEHLTNLRTWVELKSRLTTNQTIDKEFQMRIKKETNHWKQVMLRIIAVVKCLAIRNLAISWNK